A genomic segment from Oceanibaculum indicum P24 encodes:
- a CDS encoding acyl-CoA dehydrogenase family protein, with the protein MDFTLTEEQEKLRDTVRRFATTELVEIARKVEEEDEPPSHDVVKRYAELGLLGVNIDEKYGGVGMTHFDAVLVLEEMAKVSPAVAFPVFESCFGPILAIAHFAPEELRQRIIPKVCAGEMIVAVSMSEPDAGSALTDLTTRGRIEGDKIILNGQKRWCSGAGHADAYVVYSRLSDEPGAKGIGAVLVEKERKGFSFGKRERHMGFRGITSADMYFDNVEVPVSNMIVPAGGFRKLMEAFDLERCGNATMSLAIAQSALDYVLDYTQERKQFGKPIVDFQAVQLRLAEMAMKVDAARLLLYRAVINAQNGLPSIRESSIAKCFANEMVREVTGSAVQMMGGYGYSREYPMEQKMRDGWGWGIAGGAIDIQKVNIAAALVGRRFDQRR; encoded by the coding sequence ATGGATTTCACGCTGACCGAAGAGCAGGAAAAGCTGCGCGACACGGTGCGTCGCTTCGCCACGACCGAGCTGGTCGAGATCGCCCGCAAGGTCGAGGAGGAGGACGAGCCGCCAAGCCATGATGTGGTGAAGCGCTATGCCGAACTCGGCCTGCTGGGCGTGAATATCGACGAGAAATATGGCGGCGTCGGCATGACGCATTTCGATGCCGTGCTGGTGCTGGAGGAGATGGCGAAGGTCTCGCCCGCCGTCGCCTTCCCGGTGTTCGAATCCTGCTTCGGCCCGATTCTCGCCATCGCGCATTTCGCGCCGGAGGAGCTGCGCCAGCGCATCATCCCGAAGGTCTGCGCCGGCGAGATGATCGTCGCCGTCTCGATGTCGGAGCCGGATGCCGGCAGCGCGCTGACCGACCTCACCACGCGCGGCCGCATCGAGGGCGACAAGATCATCCTCAACGGCCAGAAGCGCTGGTGCTCCGGTGCCGGGCATGCTGATGCCTATGTCGTCTATTCCCGCCTTTCGGACGAGCCGGGGGCGAAGGGCATTGGTGCGGTGCTGGTGGAGAAGGAGCGCAAAGGCTTCAGCTTCGGCAAGCGCGAGCGGCATATGGGCTTCCGCGGCATCACCAGCGCCGACATGTATTTCGACAATGTCGAGGTGCCGGTCTCCAACATGATCGTGCCGGCCGGCGGCTTCCGCAAGCTGATGGAGGCGTTCGATCTGGAACGCTGCGGCAATGCCACCATGAGCCTGGCCATCGCGCAGAGTGCGCTCGATTACGTGCTGGACTACACGCAGGAGCGCAAGCAGTTCGGCAAGCCCATCGTCGATTTCCAGGCGGTGCAGCTGCGCCTCGCCGAGATGGCGATGAAGGTGGATGCCGCACGCCTGCTGCTCTACCGCGCCGTGATCAATGCGCAGAACGGCCTGCCCTCGATCCGCGAAAGTTCCATCGCCAAATGCTTCGCCAACGAGATGGTGCGCGAGGTCACCGGCAGCGCCGTGCAGATGATGGGCGGCTATGGCTATTCGCGCGAGTATCCGATGGAACAGAAGATGCGCGATGGCTGGGGCTGGGGCATTGCCGGCGGTGCCATCGACATCCAGAAGGTGAATATCGCCGCTGCCCTGGTCGGCCGCCGCTTCGACCAGCGGCGCTAG
- a CDS encoding acyclic terpene utilization AtuA family protein → MRIGSGAGFGADRLEPALRLIEQGRLDWIGFECLAERTLAQAQTARAADPTKGYNRYLEARLRACLPAMAKNGTRLITNMGAANPAAAARAAATLSGAGGPAIAYVEGDDVRHLIAADTRLADTGGTVADVGKPVISANAYLGIEQILPAIDSGAAIVITGRVADPSLFLAPLAHKFGWALDDWARLGGGTLVGHLLECAAQVTGGYFADPGYKDVPGVEDVGFPLAEVDADATAIITKLDSDGGLVDARTVKEQVLYEVHDPARYLTPDVTADFSGVALREDGRNRIGLSGASGKARPDTLKVTVAFDGGLIAEAGISYAGPGAADRGRLAADILRHRLRDIPELRIDMIGVAALHASAESVRRNAPSGSADVRVHVTARTEDRDIADRVLWEVEALYTCGPAGGGGVRGEVRRSFTTHDAYIPRDAISIRTEVIRP, encoded by the coding sequence ATGCGCATAGGAAGCGGCGCCGGTTTCGGGGCCGACCGTCTGGAGCCGGCCTTGCGGCTGATCGAACAGGGACGGCTGGACTGGATCGGCTTCGAATGCCTGGCCGAGCGCACGCTGGCGCAGGCCCAGACCGCCCGCGCCGCCGATCCAACCAAGGGCTATAACCGCTATCTGGAAGCCCGGCTGCGGGCCTGCCTGCCGGCCATGGCGAAGAACGGCACGCGGCTGATCACCAATATGGGGGCGGCCAATCCGGCGGCAGCGGCGCGCGCGGCAGCTACCTTGAGCGGGGCCGGCGGGCCCGCCATCGCCTATGTCGAGGGTGACGATGTGCGCCACCTGATTGCAGCGGACACACGGCTGGCCGATACCGGCGGCACGGTAGCCGATGTCGGCAAGCCGGTCATCTCCGCCAACGCCTATCTCGGCATCGAGCAGATCCTGCCGGCGATCGACAGCGGCGCGGCCATCGTCATCACCGGGCGCGTTGCCGACCCGTCGCTATTCCTGGCGCCGCTGGCGCATAAATTTGGCTGGGCGCTGGACGACTGGGCGCGGCTGGGCGGCGGCACGCTGGTCGGCCATCTGCTGGAATGCGCAGCACAGGTCACCGGAGGTTATTTCGCCGACCCCGGCTACAAGGACGTGCCGGGCGTCGAGGATGTCGGCTTCCCGCTGGCCGAGGTGGATGCCGACGCGACAGCCATCATCACCAAGCTGGACAGCGATGGCGGACTGGTCGATGCGCGCACGGTGAAGGAACAGGTGCTGTACGAGGTGCACGACCCGGCACGCTATCTGACGCCGGACGTGACGGCGGATTTCTCCGGCGTTGCCCTGCGCGAGGACGGCCGCAACCGTATCGGCCTGTCCGGTGCCTCCGGCAAAGCGCGGCCAGACACGCTGAAGGTGACGGTTGCCTTCGATGGCGGTCTGATCGCCGAGGCCGGCATCTCCTATGCCGGGCCGGGTGCGGCGGACCGGGGACGGCTGGCCGCCGACATATTGCGCCACCGGCTGCGCGATATTCCCGAATTGCGCATCGACATGATCGGCGTTGCCGCGCTGCACGCCTCGGCAGAATCGGTGCGGCGCAACGCGCCCAGCGGATCGGCGGATGTGCGCGTCCATGTCACCGCCCGCACCGAGGACCGGGACATTGCCGACCGCGTGCTGTGGGAGGTGGAGGCGCTCTATACCTGCGGACCGGCAGGTGGCGGCGGCGTGCGCGGCGAGGTGCGGCGCAGCTTCACCACCCATGATGCCTATATCCCGCGCGATGCCATCTCGATCCGTACAGAGGTGATCCGGCCATGA
- a CDS encoding FAD-binding oxidoreductase, translating to MTKPTADILDRLKKIVGPAGYIDNPADMEPYCVSWRDGWRGDTPLVLRPASTAEVAEIVKLCAAAGVPIVPQGGNTGLTGGGQPHAGGLEVVVSTARMNRIRAVDTLNDTMTVEAGVVLTTIQDKAAEMDRLFPLSLGAEGSCQIGGNLSTNAGGTQVLRYGNARNLVLGLEVVLPDGRVWNGLRGLRKDNTGFDMKQLFIGGEGCIGIITAAVLRLFPKPRESQTAFVAVPDPNAAVKLLGLMRSRLGEQVTSFELLQRNCLDFVFDALDGHEDPLAEIHSWYVLTEVTGQGAPGSLKEPLEEALAEAIEQELVPDAVIAASGDQSKKLWAIREELAEAQKLTGVGIKHDVSVPLSRIAEFIERADTALEKAYPGIRPCGFGHVGDGNIHYNPIAPKDWDGAAFAAEREKVNRIVHDIVAEMDGSISAEHGLGRLRREEAELYKSEVEMDMMRAVKKALDPNNIMNPGKMLRL from the coding sequence ATGACCAAACCGACCGCCGATATTCTGGACCGCCTGAAGAAAATCGTCGGCCCGGCCGGCTATATCGATAATCCGGCTGATATGGAGCCCTATTGCGTGTCCTGGCGCGATGGCTGGCGGGGCGACACGCCACTGGTGCTGCGCCCGGCCTCGACCGCGGAGGTCGCGGAGATCGTGAAGCTCTGCGCGGCAGCCGGCGTGCCCATCGTGCCGCAGGGCGGCAATACCGGCCTGACCGGCGGCGGGCAGCCACATGCGGGCGGGCTGGAGGTGGTGGTCTCCACCGCCCGGATGAACCGCATCCGCGCGGTCGATACGCTGAACGACACCATGACGGTGGAAGCGGGCGTGGTGCTGACCACGATCCAGGACAAGGCGGCGGAGATGGATCGGCTGTTTCCGCTCAGCCTCGGCGCGGAAGGCTCCTGCCAGATCGGCGGCAACCTCTCGACCAATGCCGGCGGCACCCAGGTGTTGCGCTATGGCAATGCCCGCAACCTCGTGCTGGGGCTGGAGGTGGTGCTGCCCGACGGGCGCGTCTGGAACGGGCTGCGTGGCTTGCGCAAGGACAATACCGGCTTCGACATGAAGCAGCTGTTCATCGGCGGCGAGGGCTGCATCGGCATCATCACGGCGGCCGTGCTGCGGCTGTTCCCGAAGCCGCGCGAGAGTCAGACCGCCTTCGTCGCCGTGCCCGATCCCAATGCGGCGGTGAAGCTGCTGGGGCTGATGCGCAGCCGGCTGGGCGAGCAGGTCACCAGCTTCGAACTGTTGCAGCGCAACTGCCTCGACTTCGTTTTCGACGCGCTGGATGGCCATGAGGACCCGCTGGCCGAAATCCATTCCTGGTATGTGCTGACCGAGGTGACCGGGCAGGGCGCCCCCGGCTCGCTGAAGGAGCCGCTGGAAGAGGCGCTGGCTGAGGCCATCGAGCAGGAGCTGGTGCCCGATGCGGTGATCGCTGCGTCCGGCGACCAGTCGAAGAAGCTGTGGGCGATCCGCGAGGAGCTGGCGGAGGCGCAGAAGCTGACTGGCGTGGGCATCAAGCATGATGTCTCGGTGCCGCTGTCGCGCATCGCGGAGTTCATCGAACGTGCCGATACGGCGCTGGAGAAGGCCTATCCCGGCATCCGCCCCTGCGGCTTCGGCCATGTCGGCGACGGCAACATCCACTACAACCCGATTGCCCCGAAGGACTGGGACGGCGCCGCCTTCGCCGCCGAGCGCGAGAAGGTGAACCGCATCGTCCACGACATCGTGGCGGAGATGGACGGCTCGATCAGCGCCGAACATGGCCTCGGCCGGCTGCGCCGCGAGGAGGCGGAGCTGTACAAGTCCGAGGTCGAGATGGACATGATGCGCGCCGTGAAGAAGGCGCTCGACCCGAACAACATCATGAACCCTGGGAAAATGCTGCGGCTCTGA
- a CDS encoding cupin domain-containing protein, translated as MKLIEHLSELAAYAPPGHSRTRNVRLVERDFCGSFEMILGELEPGGTADPHDHADEHQIIYVLEGECEVTLGDDPMQVCGPGTVIRIPPRVMHAVKVIGEKTLKLIVLYSPPLQPRAEEPLPPMKKASA; from the coding sequence ATGAAACTGATCGAACATCTCTCGGAGCTGGCGGCTTACGCGCCGCCCGGCCATTCGCGTACCCGCAATGTGCGGCTGGTGGAGCGCGATTTCTGCGGCAGCTTCGAGATGATCCTGGGCGAGCTGGAACCCGGAGGCACCGCCGATCCGCACGACCATGCGGACGAACACCAGATTATCTACGTGCTGGAAGGCGAATGCGAGGTGACGCTGGGCGACGATCCGATGCAGGTCTGCGGGCCGGGCACCGTCATCCGCATTCCGCCACGTGTGATGCATGCGGTGAAGGTGATCGGGGAGAAGACGCTGAAGCTGATCGTGCTCTACAGCCCGCCCCTGCAGCCCCGCGCCGAAGAACCTTTGCCGCCGATGAAGAAAGCGAGCGCATGA